A part of Winslowiella toletana genomic DNA contains:
- a CDS encoding alpha-2-macroglobulin family protein translates to MKGLGNRFAVAALLALTVLSGCDDNDKKAQPAISAEKSATPSGSGAVAENGLSDARRAAEAERDKGKPLQVVDISEVQLDGASTLVVTFSVALDDKQNFAQKLHLVDSKSGAIDGGWELSANQRELRFRHLEPNRKLIATVDSGLTALNGAALERAAEQEITTRDVQPMVGFASRGSLLPARVIQGLPILALNVNSVDVDFFRVKPTSLPAFLSSWEYGNSLQSWQSDELLNKADLVYSGRFDLNPARNTRERMLLPLSDIEAFKQPGVYLAVMKKAGSYSYSNAATLFTLSDIGLSLHQFPTQMDVFSQSLENGAALSDITLTLLDEKGQTLQQTTSDKQGHAQLKSSGKAKLLLATKDQQTTLLDLSRPALDLAEFAIAGPEGYDKQLFIFGPRDLYRPGETVIVNALLRDADGKPQPPQPVKLEVVKPDGEVVRTQVWQPENGLYQYRYNLPESAATGGWTLRVNTGDDRPRSWRFNVEDFLPERMALSLKAADHPLSPTDELSFQINGRYLYGAPAAGNHLQGQLYLRPNRDAVTALPGYQFGDINEDGLKRSLDELDVTLDAQGDAAVSVPSSWEDVHSPINVIMQASLLESGGRPVTRRITQAIWPADALPGIRPLFGNKDVYDYRSDSYHSQPMVEEGSHAAFDILLANARGEKLAAQNVDVRLVRERRDYYWSFSDGEGWQSRYEQKDLIEDQQQIVLAADGATRVEFPVDWGSYRLEVRTADNNVLSSVRFWAGYSWQDNTAGSGALRPDQVKLKLDKPAYQPGEKASVHIEAPAAGKGYLMLESSNGPLWWQEIDVPAGGLDVEVPVNQEWRRHDLYLSALVIRPGEKEKGATPKRAVGLLHLPLADNDRKLTLALDAPEKIRPNQTLTVKVKAARQGGAVPKNIQLLLSAVDSGVLSITDYKTPDPFNGFFGRKRYNADQYDVYGQLIEGLGRQATLRFGGDGDENDPLARGGQKPVTHVNIVAQQALPVTLDANGEGRVELPIPEFNGELRLMAQAWSDDSFGQGEQKLVVAAPLISELATPRFMAGGDSARLALDLTNLSGLPQTLQINLAAQGLVKLDDGAVQTVSLKTGERTTLLVPVSALSGFGDGEITTEITGLNLPGETVKPVHQSWKIGVRPAWPAETRNFEAVVRSDQPWNVPAEALSGLAPATLQGQLAIGGRPPLNIARYIRELYAYPYGCLEQTVSGLYPSLYTNHAQLMALGIKGSSDAARRESIDVGIDRLAGMQRLNGGFGLWGKESQEEFWLTAYVTDFLIRASEQGYTVPQTVLDRANQRLLRYLQDANQIEVYYSSDTAASRFSVQAYAALVLARQQKAPLGALRTLYNNKTSAKAGLPLVQLGIALRLMGDVPRGSDAINQGMDTSRTDNSYWLGDYGSTLRDNAMILNLLVENKLLINEQDLLLVRLSQQLNGKRWLSTQENNALFLAGKVLISSTGQSWQAVLNDQTPPLSGKETYTGVLSATQLAEGVRLTNPGSAPLYGRLDVVGYPQSAPEPYSNNLQISRSYLGLDGKEKSLANLKSGELVLVQLKVSARERVPDALVVDLLPAGLELENQNLSDSSASLADSTADVQESISDMQQASIKHLEFRDDRFVAAVDIDGYRPVTLLYLARAVTPGSYQVPAPQVESMYVPQWRALGVTPGRLNVR, encoded by the coding sequence ATGAAAGGGTTGGGGAACAGGTTCGCGGTGGCTGCTTTACTGGCGCTGACCGTGCTGTCAGGTTGCGATGATAATGATAAAAAAGCGCAGCCTGCGATATCGGCAGAAAAAAGCGCCACGCCTTCAGGTAGCGGCGCGGTGGCGGAGAACGGTTTAAGCGATGCCCGGCGCGCGGCGGAAGCGGAACGCGATAAAGGAAAACCGCTGCAGGTCGTGGATATCTCTGAGGTGCAACTGGATGGCGCCAGTACGCTGGTGGTGACCTTCTCGGTGGCGCTGGATGATAAGCAAAACTTCGCGCAGAAACTGCATCTGGTGGACAGTAAAAGCGGCGCGATTGACGGCGGCTGGGAACTGTCGGCAAATCAGCGCGAGCTGCGTTTTCGCCATCTGGAGCCGAACCGCAAGCTGATCGCCACCGTGGATAGCGGACTGACAGCGCTCAATGGCGCTGCACTGGAGCGCGCAGCCGAGCAGGAGATCACCACGCGTGATGTGCAGCCGATGGTAGGATTTGCCAGCCGCGGTTCTTTGCTGCCTGCGCGCGTTATTCAGGGGTTACCAATCCTGGCACTAAACGTAAACAGTGTGGATGTGGATTTCTTTCGGGTTAAACCCACTTCTCTGCCCGCCTTTCTCTCTTCCTGGGAGTACGGCAACAGTCTGCAAAGCTGGCAATCGGATGAGCTGCTGAATAAAGCGGATCTGGTTTACAGCGGCCGTTTCGATCTCAATCCTGCGCGTAATACCCGTGAAAGAATGCTGCTGCCGCTGAGCGATATCGAAGCCTTTAAACAGCCTGGCGTCTATCTGGCGGTGATGAAAAAAGCCGGATCTTACAGCTACAGTAACGCTGCAACCCTGTTTACCCTCAGTGATATTGGCCTGTCGCTGCATCAGTTCCCGACGCAGATGGATGTGTTTAGCCAGAGCCTGGAAAATGGCGCGGCGCTGTCGGATATTACACTGACCCTGCTGGACGAAAAAGGACAAACGCTGCAGCAAACCACCAGCGATAAGCAGGGACATGCGCAGTTAAAATCATCCGGCAAAGCGAAACTATTGCTGGCCACTAAAGATCAGCAAACCACGCTGCTGGATCTCAGTCGCCCGGCGCTGGATCTGGCGGAGTTCGCGATTGCGGGTCCGGAAGGCTATGACAAGCAACTGTTTATCTTTGGTCCGCGCGATCTTTATCGCCCTGGTGAAACGGTCATCGTAAATGCCCTGCTGCGCGATGCCGACGGAAAACCGCAGCCGCCGCAGCCCGTCAAGCTGGAGGTGGTTAAGCCGGATGGTGAGGTGGTCCGCACTCAGGTGTGGCAACCGGAGAACGGTCTTTATCAATATCGCTATAACCTGCCGGAATCTGCGGCTACCGGTGGCTGGACGCTGCGGGTCAATACAGGTGACGACCGTCCGCGCAGCTGGCGTTTTAATGTGGAGGATTTTCTGCCGGAACGTATGGCGCTGTCACTGAAAGCCGCCGATCATCCACTGTCACCCACTGATGAGCTCTCTTTCCAGATTAACGGCCGCTATCTGTATGGCGCGCCTGCCGCTGGTAATCACTTGCAGGGCCAGCTCTATTTACGTCCCAATCGCGACGCTGTTACTGCGCTGCCAGGTTATCAGTTTGGCGATATCAATGAAGATGGCTTAAAACGCAGCCTTGATGAGCTGGATGTGACGCTGGATGCGCAGGGTGATGCGGCGGTGTCAGTGCCGTCAAGCTGGGAGGATGTCCATTCGCCGATCAATGTGATTATGCAGGCCAGCCTGCTGGAGAGCGGTGGCCGTCCGGTGACCCGTCGCATTACTCAGGCTATCTGGCCCGCAGATGCGCTGCCGGGGATCCGCCCGCTGTTTGGCAATAAAGATGTTTATGACTACCGTAGCGACAGCTATCACAGCCAGCCGATGGTGGAAGAGGGCAGCCATGCCGCCTTTGATATTCTGCTGGCCAATGCGCGCGGTGAAAAGCTGGCGGCGCAGAATGTTGATGTGCGTCTGGTGCGCGAACGGCGCGACTATTACTGGAGCTTCTCCGATGGCGAAGGCTGGCAGTCGCGCTATGAGCAGAAAGACCTGATCGAGGATCAGCAGCAAATTGTACTGGCCGCCGATGGCGCGACACGCGTGGAGTTTCCGGTTGACTGGGGCTCCTATCGCCTTGAAGTGCGCACGGCCGATAATAACGTCCTCAGCAGCGTGCGTTTTTGGGCTGGTTACAGCTGGCAGGATAATACCGCAGGCAGCGGAGCACTGCGTCCGGATCAGGTAAAACTTAAACTGGATAAGCCAGCTTATCAGCCAGGCGAAAAGGCCAGTGTACATATTGAAGCACCAGCAGCAGGCAAAGGTTATCTGATGCTGGAGTCCAGCAATGGCCCTTTATGGTGGCAGGAAATCGATGTGCCAGCCGGTGGACTCGATGTTGAAGTGCCGGTTAATCAGGAGTGGCGTCGACACGATCTCTATCTCAGCGCACTGGTCATTCGCCCAGGCGAAAAAGAGAAAGGCGCCACACCAAAACGAGCGGTCGGGCTGCTGCATCTGCCGCTGGCGGATAACGATCGCAAACTCACACTCGCGCTTGATGCGCCAGAAAAAATTCGACCAAACCAGACACTGACGGTGAAAGTGAAAGCGGCGCGTCAGGGCGGCGCAGTGCCGAAAAACATTCAGCTGTTGTTGTCGGCGGTAGATAGCGGCGTATTAAGCATCACCGACTATAAAACGCCAGATCCCTTTAACGGTTTCTTTGGCCGTAAGCGCTATAACGCCGATCAATATGATGTCTACGGACAACTGATTGAAGGGCTGGGACGCCAGGCGACGTTACGCTTTGGTGGTGACGGCGATGAAAATGACCCGCTGGCGCGTGGCGGTCAGAAACCGGTCACTCACGTCAATATTGTGGCGCAGCAGGCGTTGCCGGTCACGCTGGATGCTAACGGCGAAGGCCGCGTCGAACTGCCGATACCGGAGTTTAATGGTGAACTGCGTCTGATGGCGCAGGCGTGGAGCGACGACAGTTTTGGCCAGGGTGAGCAGAAGCTGGTGGTCGCGGCGCCGCTGATTAGTGAACTGGCTACCCCGCGCTTTATGGCTGGCGGCGATAGCGCGCGTCTGGCGCTGGATCTGACTAACCTTTCCGGCCTGCCGCAAACCTTGCAGATAAACCTGGCGGCGCAGGGGCTGGTCAAGCTGGATGATGGCGCGGTGCAGACTGTTTCGCTGAAAACAGGAGAACGCACCACCTTGCTGGTGCCGGTCAGCGCGCTGAGCGGTTTTGGTGACGGCGAAATTACCACTGAGATAACCGGCCTGAATCTGCCGGGGGAAACCGTGAAGCCGGTTCATCAGAGCTGGAAAATCGGTGTGCGGCCGGCATGGCCTGCGGAGACGCGTAACTTTGAAGCGGTGGTCCGCAGTGACCAACCCTGGAATGTGCCTGCAGAAGCGTTAAGCGGACTGGCTCCAGCCACGCTGCAAGGCCAGCTGGCGATTGGCGGCCGTCCGCCGCTGAATATTGCGCGCTATATTCGCGAACTGTATGCGTATCCCTATGGCTGTCTTGAGCAGACGGTCAGTGGGCTCTATCCGTCGCTATATACCAATCATGCGCAACTGATGGCGCTGGGAATCAAAGGCAGCAGTGATGCCGCCCGTCGGGAATCGATCGATGTTGGTATTGATCGTCTGGCCGGCATGCAGCGTCTCAACGGCGGTTTTGGTTTATGGGGCAAAGAGAGTCAGGAAGAGTTCTGGCTGACGGCTTATGTCACCGATTTCCTGATTCGCGCCAGTGAGCAGGGTTATACCGTACCGCAGACAGTGCTGGATCGTGCTAATCAGCGTCTGTTGCGCTATCTGCAGGATGCTAATCAGATTGAGGTCTACTACAGCAGCGACACCGCCGCTTCTCGCTTCAGCGTGCAGGCCTACGCCGCATTAGTATTAGCGCGTCAGCAAAAAGCGCCATTAGGCGCGCTGCGTACGCTGTATAACAATAAAACCAGCGCTAAAGCAGGCTTGCCGCTGGTGCAGCTGGGTATCGCGCTCAGGCTGATGGGCGACGTGCCGCGCGGAAGTGACGCAATCAATCAGGGCATGGATACCAGTCGTACGGACAACAGTTACTGGCTTGGGGATTACGGCAGCACGCTGCGGGATAATGCGATGATCCTGAATCTGCTGGTGGAGAATAAACTGCTGATCAACGAGCAGGATCTGCTGCTGGTCAGGTTGTCGCAGCAGCTTAACGGTAAGCGCTGGCTCTCCACGCAGGAGAACAATGCCCTGTTCCTTGCAGGCAAGGTGCTGATCTCTTCCACGGGCCAGAGCTGGCAGGCGGTGCTTAACGACCAGACTCCGCCGCTCAGCGGCAAGGAAACCTATACCGGTGTGCTGTCAGCGACGCAGCTGGCAGAAGGTGTCCGTTTAACCAATCCGGGCAGCGCTCCGCTGTATGGTCGTCTGGACGTAGTGGGCTATCCGCAAAGCGCACCGGAGCCATACAGTAATAATCTGCAAATCAGTCGCAGTTATCTGGGGCTGGATGGTAAAGAGAAGTCGCTGGCAAACCTGAAAAGTGGAGAGCTGGTGCTGGTGCAGCTGAAAGTTTCCGCGCGTGAACGCGTTCCTGATGCGCTGGTTGTTGACCTGCTGCCCGCTGGCCTGGAGCTGGAAAACCAGAACCTGAGCGACAGCAGCGCCAGCCTGGCTGACAGTACGGCTGATGTGCAGGAGTCGATTAGCGATATGCAACAGGCCAGTATTAAACATCTGGAATTCCGCGACGATCGCTTCGTTGCAGCGGTGGATATTGATGGCTATCGTCCGGTGACGCTGCTCTATCTGGCGCGCGCAGTGACGCCGGGCAGTTATCAGGTTCCTGCACCGCAGGTTGAATCAATGTATGTGCCGCAATGGCGTGCGCTGGGTGTTACCCCCGGCCGCCTGAACGTGCGTTAA
- the sseA gene encoding 3-mercaptopyruvate sulfurtransferase produces MTTSFFVTADWLAEHQIENDVQVIDARMLPPGQELVRDIKAEYLAGHLPDAPFFDIEALSDHTSPYPHMMPRAESFAVAMRELGISSDKHLVVYDEGNLFSAPRAWWMLRAFGVAQVSILAGGLQGWKQAGLPLATGEVVLPEGEFDAQYDADLVRRVTDVLLISHEGTAQIVDARAANRFNGEVDEPRPGLHRGHIPNSLNVPWNELVVDGQLKPAAELEAIFRRHGVDLAKPIVASCGSGVTAVVLILALTTLGVTNVKLYDGSWGEWGSRDDLPIKTNV; encoded by the coding sequence ATGACAACCTCCTTCTTTGTAACTGCCGACTGGCTCGCCGAACACCAGATTGAAAATGATGTCCAGGTGATAGATGCACGTATGCTTCCTCCTGGTCAGGAGCTGGTGCGTGATATTAAGGCCGAATATCTGGCGGGCCATCTGCCTGATGCGCCCTTCTTCGATATTGAAGCGCTCTCCGATCACACCAGCCCCTATCCGCATATGATGCCGCGCGCGGAGAGTTTTGCGGTGGCGATGCGTGAACTGGGCATCAGCAGTGATAAGCATCTGGTGGTTTACGACGAGGGAAATCTGTTTTCCGCGCCGCGCGCATGGTGGATGCTGCGCGCCTTTGGCGTCGCTCAGGTATCGATTCTGGCGGGCGGCCTGCAGGGCTGGAAACAGGCGGGCTTACCGCTGGCTACTGGCGAAGTCGTGCTGCCGGAAGGCGAGTTTGACGCGCAGTACGATGCTGACCTGGTGCGCCGGGTCACGGATGTGCTGCTAATCAGCCATGAAGGTACAGCGCAGATTGTCGATGCGCGCGCCGCAAACCGTTTCAACGGCGAAGTCGATGAGCCGCGCCCGGGGCTGCATCGCGGGCATATACCCAACAGTCTTAACGTGCCGTGGAACGAACTGGTGGTCGACGGCCAGCTGAAACCAGCGGCGGAACTGGAAGCAATTTTCCGGCGTCATGGCGTCGATCTGGCTAAGCCAATCGTTGCCAGCTGTGGTTCCGGAGTGACGGCGGTAGTGCTGATTCTGGCGCTGACGACGCTGGGCGTGACAAACGTGAAACTGTATGACGGCTCCTGGGGGGAATGGGGTAGCCGCGACGATTTACCGATTAAGACTAACGTCTGA
- the sseB gene encoding enhanced serine sensitivity protein SseB: MNQTNNRLEEVLKLAATEAAHRPEFFELLMSASVWVPGESATEASASGQLDASAAVDLRHWEKEDGASIIPFFTSIEAMQQAVSDEQAYLIMPVRTLFEMTLGETLFLNPKLPAGKEFSPSEIARLLGEGGDALSQQTVLEGGTPLLLSEIAEPPAQVIDSLTQLFTKHKQVRRAYVAHIKESADQPANLLIGIEADSNIDAIIRAAGSVATDTLLEDEPVDICEIVEGDKGISHFFTAHITPFYERRWGSFLREFKQVN, encoded by the coding sequence ATGAATCAAACGAATAACCGCCTTGAAGAGGTGCTGAAACTGGCAGCCACTGAAGCTGCGCATCGGCCTGAGTTTTTTGAGCTGCTGATGAGCGCCAGCGTCTGGGTGCCGGGTGAAAGCGCCACTGAAGCCAGCGCTAGCGGACAACTGGACGCCAGCGCCGCCGTTGATCTACGTCACTGGGAGAAAGAGGACGGCGCCAGCATTATCCCTTTCTTCACCTCAATTGAAGCCATGCAGCAGGCTGTCAGTGACGAGCAGGCGTATCTGATTATGCCAGTCCGTACGCTGTTTGAGATGACGCTGGGCGAAACTCTGTTTCTCAATCCCAAACTGCCTGCCGGTAAAGAGTTTTCACCGAGTGAAATCGCCAGGTTGCTGGGCGAGGGTGGGGATGCGCTGAGTCAGCAAACGGTACTGGAGGGCGGTACGCCACTGTTGCTGTCTGAAATTGCAGAGCCACCGGCGCAGGTTATCGATTCGCTGACCCAGCTGTTTACTAAACATAAACAGGTACGTCGCGCTTATGTCGCGCATATCAAAGAGTCGGCGGATCAGCCAGCGAATCTGCTGATTGGTATTGAGGCTGACAGTAATATTGATGCGATTATTCGTGCGGCAGGCAGTGTGGCGACTGACACTTTACTGGAAGATGAACCGGTAGATATCTGCGAAATTGTCGAAGGCGACAAGGGCATCAGCCATTTCTTTACCGCCCATATTACGCCGTTTTATGAGCGTCGCTGGGGCAGTTTCCTGCGTGAGTTTAAGCAGGTCAATTAG
- the pepB gene encoding aminopeptidase PepB: protein MTTEAMNITLSTAAADARWGEKAILSSNDSGMTIHLNGNDPLAVIQRAARKIDGQGIRKVVLSGADWDLEKSWAFWQGYRGPKGERTVEWAALNDSEQAEFDARLKVVDWVRSTINLPADNLSPSQLARSAVDLLSDVGGDKVSYRITKGEDLREQKYMGIYTVGRGSERSSALLALDYNPTGDENAPVYACLVGKGITFDTGGYSLKQSAFMDSMKSDMGGAATVTGALALAITRGLQKRVKLYLCCAENMVSGNAFKLGDIIHYRNGKTVEVMNTDAEGRLVLADGLIDASEQNPELLIDAATLTGAAKTALGNDYHALFSFDDQLAGKLMESAASENEPFWRLPLAEFHRGHLPSNFADLNNIASPAHSAGASSAAGFLSHFVKNYQKGWLHIDCSATYRKGAVDQWSAGATGLGVRTIANLLLK, encoded by the coding sequence ATGACAACAGAAGCAATGAATATCACCCTGTCAACGGCAGCGGCAGACGCACGCTGGGGCGAAAAAGCGATCCTCAGCAGTAATGACAGTGGCATGACAATTCATCTGAATGGTAACGATCCGCTGGCGGTCATTCAGCGCGCAGCGCGCAAAATTGATGGCCAGGGCATCCGCAAAGTGGTTCTCAGCGGCGCCGATTGGGATTTAGAAAAAAGCTGGGCATTCTGGCAGGGCTATCGCGGCCCTAAGGGCGAGCGCACCGTTGAGTGGGCCGCGCTGAATGACAGCGAGCAGGCAGAATTCGATGCGCGTCTGAAGGTGGTTGACTGGGTGCGTAGCACCATCAACCTGCCAGCGGACAATCTGAGCCCATCCCAGCTGGCGCGTAGCGCAGTTGATTTGCTAAGTGATGTTGGCGGCGACAAGGTGAGCTATCGCATCACCAAAGGCGAAGATCTGCGTGAGCAGAAGTATATGGGCATTTACACGGTGGGTCGCGGTTCAGAGCGCAGTTCTGCTCTGCTGGCGCTGGATTACAATCCAACCGGCGATGAAAATGCACCGGTCTATGCCTGTCTGGTCGGTAAAGGCATCACCTTTGATACTGGCGGCTACAGCCTGAAGCAGAGCGCCTTTATGGATTCGATGAAATCCGATATGGGCGGCGCGGCAACGGTGACTGGCGCACTGGCGCTGGCGATTACCCGCGGTCTGCAGAAGCGCGTGAAACTGTATCTCTGCTGCGCAGAAAATATGGTCAGCGGCAATGCATTTAAGCTGGGCGATATTATCCATTATCGCAACGGTAAAACCGTTGAAGTGATGAACACCGATGCCGAAGGGCGTCTGGTGCTGGCGGATGGTCTGATTGATGCCAGTGAACAGAATCCTGAGCTGTTAATTGATGCAGCCACCCTGACCGGTGCAGCGAAAACTGCACTCGGCAATGACTACCACGCGCTGTTCAGTTTCGACGATCAACTGGCAGGCAAACTGATGGAAAGCGCGGCAAGTGAAAACGAGCCATTCTGGCGTCTGCCGCTGGCTGAATTCCATCGTGGCCATCTGCCATCGAACTTTGCCGATCTGAATAATATCGCCAGTCCTGCACATTCCGCTGGCGCCAGCTCTGCTGCTGGTTTCCTGTCGCATTTCGTCAAAAACTATCAGAAAGGCTGGCTGCATATTGACTGTTCCGCCACCTACCGCAAAGGCGCTGTCGATCAATGGTCTGCTGGCGCCACCGGTTTGGGCGTACGCACTATTGCCAACCTGTTATTAAAATAA
- a CDS encoding IscS subfamily cysteine desulfurase, protein MKLPIYLDYSATTPADPRVAEKMMQFLTMDGTFGNPASRSHRFGWQAEEAVDIARNQVAELVGADPREIVFTSGATESDNLAIRGAATFYQQKGRHIITCKTEHKAVLDTCAQLEREGFEVTYLDTQRNGIVDLAALEAAMRDDTILVSIMHVNNEIGVIQDIAAIGELCHARGVLYHVDATQSVGKLPLDLSQLPVDLMSFSAHKIYGPKGIGALFVRRKPRIRLEAQIHGGGHERGMRSGTLPVHQIVGMGEAYRIAKEEMSSEMARLRTLRNRLWQGIKDIEEVYLNGDIELGAPNILNVSFNYVEGESLIMALKDLAVSSGSACTSASLEPSYVLRALGIDDELAHSSIRFSLGRFTTEEEIDYAIALIGQSISRLRDLSPQWEMHKAV, encoded by the coding sequence ATGAAATTACCGATTTATCTGGATTACTCTGCTACCACCCCTGCCGATCCGCGCGTGGCGGAGAAAATGATGCAGTTTCTGACCATGGATGGCACCTTCGGTAACCCGGCTTCCCGCTCGCACCGTTTTGGCTGGCAGGCAGAAGAGGCGGTGGATATCGCCCGTAACCAGGTCGCCGAACTGGTCGGCGCCGATCCGCGCGAAATTGTATTTACTTCCGGCGCTACCGAATCTGATAACCTGGCGATCAGAGGTGCGGCGACGTTCTATCAGCAGAAAGGCCGCCACATTATTACCTGCAAAACCGAACATAAAGCGGTGCTGGATACCTGCGCGCAGCTGGAACGTGAGGGCTTCGAGGTCACTTATCTTGATACGCAGCGCAATGGCATCGTTGATCTGGCGGCCCTTGAGGCGGCGATGCGTGACGACACCATTCTGGTTTCCATTATGCATGTTAACAATGAAATTGGTGTAATCCAGGATATCGCCGCCATAGGCGAACTCTGCCATGCTCGCGGTGTGCTGTACCATGTTGATGCCACGCAGAGTGTGGGCAAGCTGCCGCTTGATCTGAGCCAGCTGCCGGTGGATCTGATGTCTTTTTCGGCGCACAAAATCTACGGACCGAAAGGTATTGGCGCGCTCTTTGTCCGCCGTAAGCCGCGTATCCGTCTGGAAGCGCAAATTCACGGTGGAGGCCATGAGCGCGGTATGCGCTCCGGCACCCTGCCGGTGCACCAGATTGTCGGTATGGGCGAAGCTTACCGTATTGCTAAAGAAGAGATGAGCAGTGAAATGGCGCGTCTGCGCACGCTGCGTAATCGTCTGTGGCAGGGCATTAAAGATATCGAAGAAGTTTACCTGAACGGCGATATCGAGCTGGGCGCGCCGAATATTCTCAACGTCAGCTTTAACTACGTTGAAGGTGAATCACTGATTATGGCGCTGAAGGATCTGGCGGTATCTTCCGGATCCGCATGTACTTCGGCCAGCCTGGAGCCTTCCTACGTGCTGCGCGCGCTGGGCATTGATGATGAGCTGGCGCACAGCTCGATCCGTTTCTCGCTCGGTCGTTTTACTACTGAAGAAGAGATCGACTACGCCATTGCGCTGATTGGTCAATCAATCAGCCGTCTGCGCGATCTTTCTCCGCAATGGGAAATGCATAAAGCCGTCTGA
- the iscR gene encoding Fe-S cluster assembly transcriptional regulator IscR produces MRLTSKGRYAVTAMLDVALHSHDGPVPLADISERQGISLSYLEQLFSRLRKNGLVSSVRGPGGGYLLGKDSGAIAVGAVITAVDESVDATKCQGKEGCQGGERCLTHVLWRDLSERISDFLNNITLAELVNNQEILDVADRQNSLEARRLPHGRMQETINVNLRA; encoded by the coding sequence ATGAGACTGACATCCAAAGGCCGTTATGCCGTTACCGCCATGCTTGACGTTGCACTGCACTCTCACGATGGTCCAGTGCCGTTAGCAGATATTTCAGAACGTCAGGGGATCTCTCTCTCCTATCTGGAGCAGCTGTTCTCCCGTCTGCGTAAAAATGGACTGGTGTCCAGCGTACGTGGCCCGGGCGGCGGTTACCTGCTGGGTAAAGACTCTGGTGCGATCGCGGTTGGCGCAGTGATTACGGCGGTTGATGAATCTGTTGATGCGACCAAGTGTCAGGGTAAAGAGGGTTGCCAGGGCGGTGAGCGCTGTCTGACCCACGTACTGTGGCGCGATCTGAGTGAGCGTATCAGTGATTTCCTGAATAACATTACGCTGGCTGAGCTGGTTAATAATCAGGAAATCCTTGATGTTGCTGACCGTCAGAACAGCCTTGAAGCTCGTCGCTTACCGCACGGCCGTATGCAGGAAACGATTAACGTTAATCTGCGCGCGTAA
- the trmJ gene encoding tRNA (cytosine(32)/uridine(32)-2'-O)-methyltransferase TrmJ, whose amino-acid sequence MLQNIRIVLVETSHTGNMGSVARAMKTMGLTNLYLVNPLVKPDSQAIALAAGASDVIGDAKIVDTFDEAIAGCRLVVGTSARSRSLPWPMLDPRECGIKSVQEGQQAPVALVFGRERVGLTNEELQKCHYHVAIAANPEYSSLNLAMAVQIIAYEVRMAFLQSQEAPQPAFTESPYPLVDDLERFYQHMEQLMVASGFIREANPGQVMSKMRRLYTRARPERDELNILRGMFSSLEKTRGEK is encoded by the coding sequence ATGCTACAGAACATTCGTATTGTACTGGTTGAAACCTCTCATACCGGCAACATGGGCTCCGTCGCACGCGCGATGAAAACCATGGGCCTGACCAATCTTTATCTGGTTAATCCGCTGGTAAAACCTGATTCGCAGGCTATTGCTCTCGCCGCTGGCGCCAGTGATGTAATTGGCGATGCCAAAATCGTCGATACCTTTGATGAAGCGATTGCCGGTTGCCGTCTGGTCGTCGGTACCAGCGCGCGTTCACGCTCGCTGCCGTGGCCGATGCTGGATCCGCGTGAATGCGGAATTAAAAGTGTGCAGGAAGGCCAGCAGGCGCCGGTGGCGCTGGTATTTGGTCGCGAACGTGTCGGCTTAACTAACGAAGAGCTGCAAAAGTGTCACTATCATGTGGCGATCGCCGCGAATCCGGAATACAGCTCGCTGAACCTGGCGATGGCGGTGCAGATTATCGCTTATGAAGTGCGGATGGCATTTTTGCAATCGCAGGAAGCGCCACAGCCGGCGTTTACTGAATCGCCTTATCCGCTGGTCGACGACCTCGAACGTTTCTATCAGCATATGGAGCAGTTAATGGTGGCCAGCGGCTTTATTCGTGAGGCCAATCCTGGTCAGGTAATGAGCAAAATGCGCCGGCTTTATACCCGCGCACGCCCGGAAAGAGACGAGTTAAATATCCTGCGCGGCATGTTCTCTTCACTGGAGAAAACCAGGGGCGAAAAATAA